A window of the Choloepus didactylus isolate mChoDid1 chromosome 11, mChoDid1.pri, whole genome shotgun sequence genome harbors these coding sequences:
- the THG1L gene encoding probable tRNA(His) guanylyltransferase isoform X1, whose protein sequence is MQTACNVKVRDCLAAASITLRRFLGLGATMAKSKFEYVRDFEADDTCLPHCWVVVRLDGRNFHRFAEKHNFAKPNDSRALHLMTKCAQTVMEELEDIVIAYGQSDEYSFVFKRQSNWFKRRASKFMTHVASQFASSYVFYWRDYFEDQPLLYPPGFDGRVVVYPSNQTLKDYLSWRQADCHINNLYNTVFWALIHQSGLTPVQAQERLQGTLAADKNEILFSEFNINYNNEPLMYRKGTVLIWKKVDEVTTKEVKLPAEMEGKTMTVTRTRTKPVPLHCDIIGDAFWKEHLEILDEDS, encoded by the exons ATGCAGACGGCTTGCAACGTCAAGGTTCGCGATTGCTTAGCCGCGGCTTCCATCACTCTAAGACGGTTCCTGGGCTTGGGGGCGACCATGGCAAAAAGCAAGTTCGAGTACGTACGGGACTTCGAGGCTGACGACACCTGCCTGCCCCACTGCTGGGTAGTAGTGCGGCTGGACGGCAGGAATTTTCATCG GTTTGCTGAGAAGCACAACTTTGCAAAACCTAATGACAGCCGTGCCCTCCACCTGATGACCAAATGTGCCCAGACAGTAATGGAAGAACTGGAGGATATTGTGATTGCATATGGACAAAGTGATGAGTACAGCTTTGTGTTCAAGCGACAAAGCAATTGGTTTAAAAGAAGAGCCAG TAAATTCATGACTCACGTGGCCTCCCAGTTCGCCTCCAGCTATGTGTTTTATTGGCGGGATTACTTTGAGGACCAGCCCCTTCTGTACCCCCCAGGCTTTGATGGAAGAGTTGTGGTGTATCCTAGCAACCAGACCCTAAAGGACTACCTCAGCTGGCGGCAAGCAGATT GTCATATTAATAATCTTTATAATACAGTTTTCTGGGCACTTATACATCAATCTGGACTAACACCAGTACAAGCTCAAGAGAGATTACAG gGAACTCTTGCGGCAGACAAGAATgagattttgttttctgaattcaACATCAACTACAATAATGAGCCCCTGATGTATAGGAAAGGGACTGTGTTGATATGGAAGAAG GTGGATGAAGTCACAACAAAAGAAGTTAAGCTGCCagcagaaatggaaggaaaaacgATGACAGTGACCCGGACCAGGACTAAGCCTGTGCCCTTACACTGCGATATCATCGGGGATGCTTTCTGGAAGGAACACCTGGAGATCCTTGATGAGGACAGCTGA
- the THG1L gene encoding probable tRNA(His) guanylyltransferase isoform X2 has product MTKCAQTVMEELEDIVIAYGQSDEYSFVFKRQSNWFKRRASKFMTHVASQFASSYVFYWRDYFEDQPLLYPPGFDGRVVVYPSNQTLKDYLSWRQADCHINNLYNTVFWALIHQSGLTPVQAQERLQGTLAADKNEILFSEFNINYNNEPLMYRKGTVLIWKKVDEVTTKEVKLPAEMEGKTMTVTRTRTKPVPLHCDIIGDAFWKEHLEILDEDS; this is encoded by the exons ATGACCAAATGTGCCCAGACAGTAATGGAAGAACTGGAGGATATTGTGATTGCATATGGACAAAGTGATGAGTACAGCTTTGTGTTCAAGCGACAAAGCAATTGGTTTAAAAGAAGAGCCAG TAAATTCATGACTCACGTGGCCTCCCAGTTCGCCTCCAGCTATGTGTTTTATTGGCGGGATTACTTTGAGGACCAGCCCCTTCTGTACCCCCCAGGCTTTGATGGAAGAGTTGTGGTGTATCCTAGCAACCAGACCCTAAAGGACTACCTCAGCTGGCGGCAAGCAGATT GTCATATTAATAATCTTTATAATACAGTTTTCTGGGCACTTATACATCAATCTGGACTAACACCAGTACAAGCTCAAGAGAGATTACAG gGAACTCTTGCGGCAGACAAGAATgagattttgttttctgaattcaACATCAACTACAATAATGAGCCCCTGATGTATAGGAAAGGGACTGTGTTGATATGGAAGAAG GTGGATGAAGTCACAACAAAAGAAGTTAAGCTGCCagcagaaatggaaggaaaaacgATGACAGTGACCCGGACCAGGACTAAGCCTGTGCCCTTACACTGCGATATCATCGGGGATGCTTTCTGGAAGGAACACCTGGAGATCCTTGATGAGGACAGCTGA
- the THG1L gene encoding probable tRNA(His) guanylyltransferase isoform X3 — MDKVMSTALCSSDKAIGLKEEPGFDGRVVVYPSNQTLKDYLSWRQADCHINNLYNTVFWALIHQSGLTPVQAQERLQGTLAADKNEILFSEFNINYNNEPLMYRKGTVLIWKKVDEVTTKEVKLPAEMEGKTMTVTRTRTKPVPLHCDIIGDAFWKEHLEILDEDS, encoded by the exons ATGGACAAAGTGATGAGTACAGCTTTGTGTTCAAGCGACAAAGCAATTGGTTTAAAAGAAGAGCCAG GCTTTGATGGAAGAGTTGTGGTGTATCCTAGCAACCAGACCCTAAAGGACTACCTCAGCTGGCGGCAAGCAGATT GTCATATTAATAATCTTTATAATACAGTTTTCTGGGCACTTATACATCAATCTGGACTAACACCAGTACAAGCTCAAGAGAGATTACAG gGAACTCTTGCGGCAGACAAGAATgagattttgttttctgaattcaACATCAACTACAATAATGAGCCCCTGATGTATAGGAAAGGGACTGTGTTGATATGGAAGAAG GTGGATGAAGTCACAACAAAAGAAGTTAAGCTGCCagcagaaatggaaggaaaaacgATGACAGTGACCCGGACCAGGACTAAGCCTGTGCCCTTACACTGCGATATCATCGGGGATGCTTTCTGGAAGGAACACCTGGAGATCCTTGATGAGGACAGCTGA